One Solanum pennellii chromosome 10, SPENNV200 genomic region harbors:
- the LOC107002620 gene encoding glycine-rich RNA-binding protein GRP1A-like, whose product MAAEVEYSCFVGGLAWATTDRTLSDAFSTYGEVVDSKIINDRETGRSRGFGFVTFKDEKSMKDAISGMNGQELDGRNITVNEAQARGSGGGGFGGGRRREGGGGGYGGGGGGYGGGGGYGGGGGGYGGGRREGGGGGGYGGGRREGGGGGYGGGGGYGGDRY is encoded by the exons ATGGCCGCCGAAGTTGAGTACAGTTGCTTCGTTGGTGGGCTAGCCTGGGCCACCACCGATAGAACACTTAGCGATGCTTTCTCTACCTACGGCGAAGTAGTCGACTCGAAG aTCATTAATGACAGAGAAACTGGTAGATCTAGAGGATTTGGCTTTGTTACCTTCAAGGATGAAAAATCCATGAAGGACGCTATTTCAGGAATGAATGGTCAGGAACTTGATGGCCGTAACATCACTGTTAACGAAGCTCAAGCACGCGGAAGTGGAGGTGGTGGTTTCGGTGGTGGAAGACGCCGTGAGGGAGGCGGCGGAGGCTACGGAGGTGGTGGCGGTGGCTATGGAGGCGGCGGCGGCTACGGAGGTGGTGGCGGTGGCTATGGAGGTGGCAGACGTGaaggtggtggtggtggaggcTACGGAGGTGGCCGACGTGAAGGTGGTGGCGGCGGTTACGGTGGTGGTGGCGGTTACGGTGGTGACCGTTATTAG